In the genome of Bradysia coprophila strain Holo2 unplaced genomic scaffold, BU_Bcop_v1 contig_232, whole genome shotgun sequence, one region contains:
- the LOC119076761 gene encoding transmembrane protein 256 homolog has protein sequence MGYGIVETTNYLLFTNPVSEGVFTGLSAVARGLGITPKGSSDKQMASAPIKAATKYPLYDLAGHNLLFIRIAGVSGASAIAINAYFTHYHRSNPHKDKELKKIFEKTNQFHLIHSLALLAVPLVRRPWLTGSMMITSMVLFCGSGYYHAITGNSKYRNVAVIGNCFLFVSWWTMLF, from the exons atGGGTTACGGCATAGTTGAGACAACCAATTACCTCCTGTTCACGAACCCGGTCAGTGAAGGTGTTTTCACAGGACTATCAGCAGTCGCTAGAGGATTA GGAATTACACCGAAGGGCTCATCAGACAAGCAAATGGCGTCGGCTCCAATCAAAGCTGCAACAAAATATCCTTTATACGATTTAGCTGGACATAATTTACTGTTTATACGAATTGCCGGTGTCAGCGGAGCGTCGGCGATAGCCATTAATGCCTATTTCACGCATTATCACAGATCCAATCCACACAAAGACAAAGAACTGAAAAAGATATTTGAAAAGACGAACCAATTCCATTTGATCCATTCGCTGGCACTGCTCGCTGTTCCATTAGTGCGTCGTCCGTGGCTG ACCGGTTCGATGATGATCACATCGATGGTACTGTTCTGTGGCAGTGGCTACTATCATGCAATCACTGGCAATTCCAAATATCGTAATGTGGCCGTCATTGGGAATTGCTTTTTGTTCGTTTCGTGGTGGACGATGCtgttttaa
- the LOC119076751 gene encoding dihydroorotate dehydrogenase (quinone), mitochondrial translates to MMSVRQKMTLVQKLKSTAVVATFSTGAFVGINIYKGSDKFYDNLLMPFIHLFDPESCHRMAVFACKYRLFPREKQSDPNSLSVKFFGHVLSNPLGVAAGLDKHAEAVVGLNDIGFGFVEIGSVTPLPQDGNPKPRVFRLSEDKAIINRYGFNSVGHEEVYRRIQAIRKSSEGTGTVIGVNLGKNKESTDNSKDYVLGVERFAPIADYLVINVSSPNTPGLRNLQHQSQLRQLLSNVIEKRNAVTASGYPYVPILLKLAPDLTDDELNQIAKVIQQKGSVVDGVIISNTTVDRPFSLMNDNRKEIGGLSGAPLTDRSTELIRRMYQLTGGNVPIVGVGGIFSGKDAYDKILAGASVVQIYSSFIYHGPPVVAKIKKELNGLLKENGYRNVADAVGKGTRKMK, encoded by the exons ATGATGAGTGTCCGGCAAAAGATGACCTTGGTC caaaaacTTAAATCCACCGCTGTTGTTGCAACATTCAGCACCGGTGCTTTCGTCGGCATTAATATCTACAAGGGCAGCGATAAGTTCTACGACAACTTGCTTATGCCATTTATTCACCTATTCGATCCCGAATCATGCCACCGAATGGCTGTGTTCGCGTGTAAATATCGTTTGTTCCCCAGAGAGAAACAGAGTGATCCTAATTCGTTG TCGGTCAAATTCTTCGGTCATGTCTTGAGCAATCCGTTAGGAGTAGCTGCTGGATTAGATAAGCATGCCGAAGCGGTCGTTGGACTGAATGACATCGGATTTGGATTCGTTGAAATTGGATCGGTTACCCCCTTGCCACAAGATGGAAACCCAAAACCGAGGGTGTTTCGTCTAAGTGAAGACAAAGCAATAATCAACAG ATACGGTTTCAACAGCGTCGGTCATGAAGAGGTATACCGACGCATTCAGGCAATTCGTAAAAGTTCAGAAGGAACTGGCACAGTGATTGGTGTCAATCTAGGCAAAAATAAGGAATCAACGGACAACTCGAAGGATTACGTTCTGGGCGTGGAGCGATTCGCACCGATTGCCGATTATTTGGTGATAAATGTAAGCAGTCCAAACACACCCGGTCTACGAAACTTGCAGCATCAGAGCCAATTGAGGCAACTTCTGTCGAATGTTATCGAAAAACGGAATGCAGTCACAGCGAGCGGTTATCCGTATGTACCGATACTGTTGAAACTAGCGCCCGATCTCACCGACGATGAATTGAATCAAATTGCCAAGGTGATCCAACAAAAGGGGAGTGTGGTCGATGGTGTCATTATTTCGAATACAACCGTGGACCGACCATTCAGTTTGATGAACGACAATCGGAAAGAAATTGGCGGATTGAGTGGAGCACCGTTAACTGATCGATCGACTGAATTGATACGTCGAATGTATCAGCTGACCGGTGGTAATGTTCCGATCGTTGGAGTTGGTGGTATCTTTTCCGGGAAAGACGCGTACGATAAGATACTGGCCGGTGCCAGTGTTGTTCAAATTTATTCCTCGTTCATTTACCATGGGCCTCCGGTTGTGGCTAAGATTAAAAAGGAGTTGAATGGCCTGTTGAAGGAAAATGGTTACAGGAATGTTGCTGACGCTGTTGGAAAGGGAacgagaaaaatgaaataa
- the LOC119076742 gene encoding PP2C-like domain-containing protein CG9801, giving the protein MPSLRQRMTTYFRQLSFIAEPRDDSRITATLSPRNRPDDGSFITKYLEGKISKTCTTSCEIQHGKDPNELPDIKLKSYETGASTITAACTGPDDGLTAVKRSRLHLSAGPDTDIDFIDTNQDQDLDIRKSSITTKPKQFSRFRSDQNANKPFTRPRKGSRTHEQQQEAIAADTKSEKSEKATINVIVSLVSTTTTVKSMDTTKSKIEKSLKLSGGDFNRNDVTGTDNATVISNSKENLPNRISNDIKVKDIDEVKDVPVVNPIESVVAGVSNWKYENDHAYGIAVSLYEKNYLTKEHAGNPIADCFGLVVRGNSAAMSIADGVNWGEGARLAARSAVQGSLEYLDTALFGQVPGGMATTTREVFVSLLRSFWEAHACILEIGGALTTLTVAVVLPLQEEHSNGKYVVCACNVGDSFGYVYSKEYGVREITQGSHDITSMRDIRDAMGALGPVDGNKPELGNLTLSMTVVDAGDIVFLTSDGISDNFDPVVGKFAEPFTTEALQIPNQQLAPKRQNKSTSAIQSGSTNRFSLPPIQSKPSKQPKTTVPSAPVRPPRHKKQSSNTQSSTAATNHESVPSSNRPKFLRAHTVIEPRNSLTKTPVIKFPKSASGLPLVTGPQRHTLTLLRLEDLLCYGINGTLQPCPSARNLCHLLVDFAKMITSAKRNILEQRELFYRTTIDANGVKREDELTRAQQRYARKRIVEGTTFSSLPGKLDHATVVAFTVGSHIAGEANRNSIYNETDF; this is encoded by the exons ATGCCGTCACTAAGGCAGCGCATGACCACATATTTTCGTCAGTTAAGTTTCATTGCCGAACCACGAGACGATTCGCGCATAACTGCCACGCTAAGTCCTCGAAATCGTCCAGATGATGGTTCGTTCATCACAAAGTATCTCGAAGg GAAAATATCGAAAACATGCACAACGTCGTGTGAAATACAACACGGCAAGGATCCGAATGAACTTCCAgacattaaattgaaatcttatGAAACTGGTGCGAGTACAATCACAGCCGCGTGCACTGGTCCTGACGACGGACTGACGGCCGTGAAACGGTCCAGACTGCATCTGAGTGCGGGACCGGACACTGACATTGATTTCATCGACACAAATCAAGATCAGGACTTGGACATTCGCAAAAGTTCCATCACCACAAAGCCGAAGCAATTCTCGCGATTTCGTTCCGATCAGAATGCGAACAAACCATTCACTCGACCGCGTAAGGGGTCGAGAACGCATGAACAGCAACAGGAAGCCATTGCAGCGGATACTAAAAGTGAAAAGAGCGAAAAGGCTACAATCAATGTGATCGTGAGTTTAGTGAGTACAACAACGACGGTGAAATCGATGGATACGACAAAgagtaaaatcgaaaaatcgttGAAACTGAGTGGAGGTGATTTCAACCGAAACGACGTTACTGGCACCGACAATGCTACAGTCATAAGCAATAGCAAAGAGAACTTGCCGAATCGAATCTCTAACGACATTAAGGTGAAAGATATTGATGAGGTGAAGGACGTGCCGGTGGTTAATCCAATAGAGTCTGTCGTCGCGGGAGTATCCAACTGGAAATATGAGAACGATCATGCATACGGAATCGCAGTGTCGTTGTACGAAAAAAACTATTTGACAAAAGAGCACGCCGGAAATCCGATTGCCGATTGTTTCGGTCTAGTGGTAAGAGGCAACTCAGCTGCTATGTCAATCGCGGATGGGGTTAATTGGG GCGAAGGTGCACGACTCGCTGCTCGCTCTGCCGTTCAGGGAAGCTTAGAGTATCTGGACACAGCTTTATTTGGTCAAGTTCCTG GTGGAATGGCAACTACCACACGAGAAGTGTTTGTAAGCCTCTTGAGGAGCTTCTGGGAAGCGCATGCATGCATTTTAGAAATAGGCGGAGCCTTAACTACACTAACAGTAGCGGTAGTGCTGCCACTGCAAGAAGAACATTCGAATGGGAAGTATGTTGTTTGTGCGTGTAATGTTGGTGATTCCTTCGGCTATGTTTACTCCAAGGAATATGGAGTGCGAGAGATAACCCAAG gCTCTCATGACATTACGTCGATGCGTGACATTCGAGATGCAATGGGAGCTCTGGGTCCGGTGGACGGAAATAAGCCTGAACTCGGGAATCTCACTCTATCCATGACAGTAGTAGATGCCGGTGATATAGTATTTCTAACATCCGATGGAATTAGCGACAACTTTGATCCGGTTGTTGGCAAATTCGCAGAGCCCTTCACCACCGAAGCTCTACAGATCCCAAATCAACAATTAGCACCCAAAAGACAAAACAAAAGCACATCTGCCATTCAGTCCGGTTCTACCAATCGCTTCAGTCTCCCACCAATCCAAAGCAAGCCTTCGAAGCAACCGAAAACTACAGTACCATCCGCTCCAGTTCGGCCACCGCGTCACAAAAAGCAATCGTCAAACACGCAATCATCGACTGCAGCCACCAATCATGAATCAGTACCATCGTCCAACCGTCCCAAATTTCTTCGTGCACATACGGTCATAGAGCCGCGAAACAGCCTTACGAAAACGCCGGTGATAAAATTTCCGAAATCAGCATCCGGTTTGCCACTTGTAACCGGACCGCAACGACACACTCTGACATTACTCCGGTTGGAGGATCTATTGTGCTACGGCATAAATGGAACGTTGCAACCGTGTCCGTCAGCCCGAAATTTATGTCACCTGTTGGTTGATTTTGCCAAAATGATCACATCGGCCAAACGAAACATCCTTGAGCAACGCGAATTATTTTACCGCACCACGATTGATGCGAACGGAGTGAAACGGGAAGACGAGCTGACAAGAGCGCAGCAAAGATATGCCAGGAAACGGATTGTGGAAGGTACAACCTTTTCATCGCTACCGGGAAAATTAGATCATGCGACCGTAGTTGCTTTTACAGTTGGCTCGCACATTGCCGGCGAGGCTAATCGCAATTCAATTTATAACGAAACCGACTTTTAG